CTGCCAGTTTCTTAGAAAGATCATTCTTGATCTCTACACTGATCTGATTTGCACGCTTACCTATAATAGCTACGGTTTCATACACGTTACCGGTATCTGCACACAACTCCATCATGTCACGGGTAACCGTGGTGCCAGGAGCATTTGTCTTCTTATAATCCATAAATATCTAAATTAATATTATCCTATATCTGTTTGCTTATCCTCATTCAACATCTTCTCGGAATCCTTAAATATCTTCTCGGCTTCCTTCATATATTTACTTTCAGGAAACTCATTCTTGAAAGCATAATATTCATCCACCGTTTCACGATAGCGCTCTGCTCTCTTATCTTCCACACTATAAATGGCCATTTCATATTTGGCACGCAGAATAAGAATAGACAGATCTTCGCGAAGATTCGTATAAGGATAATCCTTCAAAGCATTTTGCGCAGTAATCACACAAGACTGATAGTTATTTCCCAAATAGTTACCCAAATTGTAATACATTCTAGCTGAGAGATACTCTTTCATTACCAACTTATCCTGCAATTTAAATATCATATCCTGAGCTTCATCTTTCTTTGAACTCTGTGGGAAGTATTCCATGAACATCTGCAACTGCTGAATAGCACTGTAAGTACCAGACTGGTCGAGACGAGGTTCCGGGGTATCCAGATACAATGCCTTACCTGCATGAAAACGTGCCAATTCTGCAAACGTACCACGGGGATATACATTATAATATTGGACAAAACTCTGAGCTGCCGTTTGGTAGTCTTTCTGGTTATAATAGCTCATACCCAGCATGTAGAGGGATTCCTCTGCTTTGTCTGTACCCTTGAGGATAGCAATTAACTCATTAAGCAACGTTGCTGCACGGTTGTACTGCCCTTTTGCGAAGTAGTTCTTTGCCGCCTCATACTTATATTCATAATCGGTGCTTTTTAACAGTTTATTGTACTCTCCACACGAGGAGAGCAATATTGCTGCAAGCAAAGTTATTAAGATATTCTTCTTCATTCTTAGCTTTTCAAATAATGTGCAAAGATAAAGGTTCGCATCGAATAAAGCAACGATACGAACCTTAATTTTTCAAAAACCAGACATTGACCGACAAACGCCCGTCTATTCACGACAAAACGGGATAATGAACGGTCGAAAATAACGGTCATTATAATTTATACAAATCACTTGCTGCAAGCAAGTCCACTTTCTTTTCAGTCAGCACACGGATGCAGTTCTCCATGTCATTGGGACGGATAATAACATTAGCAGTGTTACCATTAGCAAACGAATACATGTATTCGATGAAAACACCTTCATCGGACAAGAAGCGCAGGACTTTTGACAATGATCCCGGAATATTGGGACAACTAATGCCTACCACATCCGTCACATTCACTGCAAAATGATTATCTTTCAATGCTTTATATGCCTTATCCGGTTCAGATACAATGCCACGAAGAATACCAAAATCAGCATTCTCGGCAATACAGAGAGCGGAAAGATTGACACCTTCTTTCGCAAGCACTTCAGTCACTTCGGTCAGACGGCCAGACTTGTTTTCAAGGAAAATAGAAAGTTGTTTTGCTACCATGATCTTAATTATTAATGATGAATGATGAATGATGAATGATAAATTACGGACATCCCACAGGAAATTAATAATTTATAATTCATAATTTATAATTAATTAAAGTTTCCGATTATCAATCACCCGTTTAGCTTTACCAACACTGCGTTCAATGCTGCGAGGTTCTACTAGGCGTACATCTACTCCCAGCCCAAGCACGCTTTGCAGGCGAGCTGCTAATTTCTTCTTTAACGCCAGCATCTTGTTAATTTCATCCGAATAGTATTCCGGGCGTACTTCAACCTGCAACTCCATAGTATCAGTATTGTTCTTACGGTCTACAATCAGAAGGTAATGCGGCTCAAATTCCGGCATTTCAAGGATAACGGATTCTATCTGAGTCGGGAATACATTGACTCCACGAATGATAAGCATATCATCACTACGACCAAGGATGCGATCCATACGAACAAGCGTACGTCCACAAGTACATTTGTCATAATGCAGGGCGGTTAGGTCCTTGGTACGATAACGCAACAAAGGCATCCCTTCTTTAGTCAGATGCGTAAAAACCAGTTCACCCGTTTCACCCGGAGCCACAGGTTCCAATGTACTCGGATTGATGATTTCAGGAAAATAATGATCTTCATTAAGGTGAGTGCCATGCTGGCATTCACACTCATAGCCCACACCAGGACCTGCTATTTCACTCAGTCCATATATGTCATAGGCTTTTATACCTAATTTTTCTTCAATTTCATTACGCATGTTCTCTGTCCAGGGTTCTGCACCGAAAGCACCAATCTTCAACCTGAACTCTTCGCGTGGAAGACCGGAGTCTTTAATGGCATCCGCTAGATAAAGAGCATAAGAAGGAGTACAGCAAAGTACTGTAGAACCGAAATCATGCATTAAAGTAATCTGCTTCTCTGTGTTACCACTTGACATCGGAATAACAGAAGCACCTATGTTCTCCGCACCTGCATGTGCACCCAGACCACCGGTAAACAAGCCATATCCGTAAGCCACATGAAAAAAGTCGGAACTATCTGCACCATAAGCTGTAAATGCACGTGAAAGGCATTCTGTCCAGGAAGACAGGTCCTTACGGGTGTATCCCACTACAGTAGGTTTTCCTGTGGTACCGGACGAGGCATGGATACGTACGATCTGGCTCATAGGTACAGCACAAAGTCCGAAAGGATAATTATCGCGCAAGTCGTATTTTGTAGTAAAAGGAAGTTTTACGATGTCGTCTATACTGTTAATATCGTCCGGAGTAATTCCCAGTTCCTGCATTTTTTTACGGTAGAAAGGAGTGTTGTGATAAACATGCTCCACAATCTTTTTGAGGCGAATGCTCTGGATTTTGCGAAGGCTTTCACGATCCATACATTCGATGCTTTCATTCCAAATCATGTCTTTGTTGTATTACATTGATGGTTATTATTAATTCTTATTTCCTGCAAAGGAATAAAAAAATTTTGTTTATCTCAAGTATTTTCCCGAATATTGCCGTCCATAAGGAGAGAAAATGAATAAATTTGAATTAACATCCGCCTATAAGCCAACCGGAGATCAGCCGGAAGCTATTGCAGAGCTCACTGAGGGCGTACTTCAGGGGGTTCCTGCACAAACATTACTTGGTGTCACCGGTTCGGGAAAGACGTTCACCATAGCCAACGTGATTGCCAATATCAATAAACCAACGTTAATATTGAGCCATAACAAAACATTGGCAGCGCAACTTTACAGTGAGTTTAAAGCTTTCTTCCCCAATAATGCTGTAGAGTATTACGTTTCTTATTATGATTATTACCAACCCGAAGCTTATTTGCCGTCTTCGGATACCTATATAGAAAAAGACCTTGCCATCAATGATGAGATAGACAAACTGCGGCTTGCAGCCACCTCTTCCCTACTTTCAGGTCGGAAAGATGTAGTGGTAGTGTCTTCTGTATCTTGTATATACGGTATGGGAAATCCGTCGGATTTCTATGAGAATGTGATAGAAGTACAACAAGGAAAGGCATTCAGCCGGAATGTTTTCCTGCGTCGTCTGGTAGACAGCCTCTATGTACGCAATGATATTGATCTGAACCGCGGAAACTTCCGTGTGAAGGGAGATACAGTAGACATCTATCTGGCTTATGCAGATAATCTGCTACGCATTATTTTTTGGGGAGATGAAATAGATAGTATTGAAGAAGTCGATCCGATAAGCGGTGTAACTATCGCTCGTTTCGACACATACAAAATATATCCGGCCAACCTCTTCATGACTTCCAAAGAGGCCACCCTGCGAGCTATCCATGAGATAGAAGATGATCTGCATAAGCAGGTGCAATGGTTTGAAAGTGAAGGACGTCCCTTTGAAGCAAAGCGCCTCCAGGAACGGGTGACATACGATATGGAAATGATACGCGAATTAGGTCATTGCTCTGGTATTGAAAACTATTCGCGCTACTTTGACGGCCGTAGTGCCGGTAGCCGTCCCTATTGTTTATTGGACTTCTTTCCGGAAGACTTTCTGATCGTTATAGATGAAAGCCATGTGAGTGTACCTCAAATACGTGCCATGTATGGTGGTGATCGTGCCCGTAAAATCAACCTTGTAGAATATGGTTTCCGCCTTCCGGCTGCCATGGACAATCGTCCGTTGAAATTTGAGGAGTTTGAGGAGATGGCAAAACAAGTAATCTATGTAAGCGCCACACCTGCCGATTATGAATTGATTCAGTCGGAAGGCGTTGTTGTGGAACAGGTTATTCGCCCTACAGGCTTGCTGGATCCGATTATCGAAGTACGTCCCAGCCACAATCAAATAGACGACCTCATGGAGGAAATCCAGATTCGCATCGAAAAGAATGAACGTACGCTGGTTACTACGCTTACTAAGCGCATGGCAGAAGAATTAACGGAATTCCTGCTGAATAACAATGTGAAGTGTAACTATATCCATAGCGATGTAGATACATTGGAACGCGTAAAGATTATGAGCGATTTGCGTGAAGGGTTATACGATGTCCTTATTGGTGTCAATCTGTTGCGTGAAGGATTAGACCTGCCGGAAGTCTCACTCGTGGCAATTCTCGATGCAGACAAGGAAGGTTTCCTACGCTCACACCGCTCACTGACGCAGACTGCCGGACGTGCCGCCCGAAATGTAAACGGTATGGTTATCATGTATGCCGACCGTATCACAGAAAGCATGCAATTGACGATTGACGAAACCAACCGTCGCCGTGAAAAGCAACTAAAATATAATGAGGAATATGGTATCACTCCCCAACAAATCAAAAAGGCAAAGAACCTCAATGTATTTGCACCCAATACTGCACTGGAAAATGGCTTTACCGAAAAAGGGACAACCACTCCCCGTCCCTATGTCGAGCAAGAAAGTTCCGCCAGCATTGCTGCTGACCCTATTGTGCAATACATGTCCCGTCCGCAACTGGAAAAGAGTATCGAACGTACCAGAAAACTCATGCAGGAGGCTGCCAAGAAGCTCGACTTCATCGAAGCAGCACAATATCGGGACGAATTGCTGAAAATGGAGGATCTGTTGAAAGAGAAAACATAACACATCTGTGTTGCTTTCTCTCTTCCCTCCTATCCGAACCGTGCCAAATCCGTATTCGCTCCGTATCTATACGCTTGGACTTGGTACGGACTTGATACGGTGTTGGTACGGAGTTGGTAGGTAGAAGATAAAAGAGACTTTCATTTTCCTTAAAATAAATAGAATCAGAAGTCGTTTTGGCTAATAAGTGTTATAAAACATACTTTTTCTTTTGGATAATTTGCAAGTATTCCAAAAGTCCGTATCTTTGCAATGTGTTTTTCATAGTATTAGATTTAAGGTTAACAAAGGTTGGAGTACAGCGGTACTCCTTTTTTATGTCCATCCCCCTCAAGTGAGTCAAAATTAATAGATAGAATTGCCACAGACATACCCTATAATTCATGCTTTTTACGTATGTTTGTACCAAAGTTCAATTTCGCAAGTTTACATGGAATTATTAGTATATAAAGCTTCAGCCGGTTCTGGAAAGACATTCACCCTCGCTGTAGAGTACATCAAGCACTTGATACTCAACCCCAGAGCTTACCGGCAAATACTTGCCGTAACCTTCACCAATAAAGCTACGGCAGAGATGAAAGAGCGCATCCTGCAACAACTCTACGGAATCTGGGTAAGCGATCCGGCATCCGAACCCTACCTGAATCGTATCCGAGAAGACTTACAACGAAAAAATCTGTCTGAAGACGATATCCGTCTAGCAGCCGGAACCGCTTTACAGTACATGTTGCACGATTACAGTCGGTTCCGGGTGGAAACCATCGACTCTTTTTTCCAATCCGTGATGCGTAATCTGGCACGCGAACTGGAACTGAGCCCGAACCTCAATATCGAACTGAATAATACCGAAGTTCTGAGTGATGCTGTGGATAGCCTGATAGAGAAACTTACTCCATCCTCTCCCGTACTGGCCTGGCTACTGGACTATATCAACGAACGTATTGCCGATGATAAACGCTGGAATGTATCCAATGAAATCAAACGATTTGGCTGGAATATCTTCGATGAAGGTTATATAGAGCAAGGTGAAGGACTCCGCCAACAACTGAAAGCCCCCAATACTATCAAGCTATACCACAACGAACTGAAGGAAATGGAAACGGAAGCCTTGGAACAAATGAAAAGTTTCTACGACCAATTCATTGGCGAACTGGAAGCACATGCCCTCACACCGGAAGATCTGAAAGGTGGGGCACGAGGTATAGGCAGCTATTTTCGCAAACTGCGGGATGGGCGTTTATCAGATAAAGATACAGTAAATGCCACACTGAAGAACAGTCTGGATGATGCCAAAAACTGGGCTACCAAAACATCTGCGCAGAAGAACGAAATTATTCGGCTGGCCGAAACAAGCTTACTCCCGTTATTGCAAGATGCTGAAACTTTCAGACCAAGAAACAACAAGATCGTAAATAGTTGCCGACTGTCTCTGCAACACTTGAATAAATTACAGTTACTTGCCCATATCGACGAAGAAGTGCGTGAACTGAACCGGGAACATAACCGCTTCCTATTATCAGATACGAATGCACTGCTCCATAATCTGGTACGGGATGGGGATTCCTCCTTCGTATTCGAAAAAATCGGTGCCAATATACGAAACGTAATGATCGATGAGTTTCAGGACACCAGCCGGATGCAATGGGATAACTTCAAAATTCTACTACTTGAAGGTCTTTCACAAGGAGCAGACAGTTTGATCGTAGGAGATGTGAAACAATCTATCTATCGCTGGCGAAACGGCGACTGGGGGATATTGAACGCGCTGGGTACCAAAGATGCTTCTTTCCCTTTCCCGGTACGTGTAGAAACACTAAAGACCAACCGTCGAAGTGAAACGAATGTCATCCGCTTCAATAATAACTTATTCACCGCAGCCGTGGAATATCTGAATATGCTCCACCTGAAAGAACTGCAAGAAGACTGCTACCCCCTGCAACGGGCTTATGCAGATGTTGCCCAGGAATCGCCACGAACGGAAGCCAAAGGATACATCAAAGCCACCTTTCTGGAACCGGACGAAGAGCATGACTATACAGAACTCACCATTATCTCGTTAGGAGAAGAAGTGCAGCGGTTGCTGGAAGCAGGCGTGAAGCTAAACGATATCACCATTCTGGTACGCAAAAATAAAAATATTCCTCCCATTGCTGACTATTTTGACAAGACCATGCACCTGTCTGTCGTCTCGGACGAGGCATTCCGACTGGATGCTTCACAGGCCATCTGTATGTTGATAGATGCCTTACGCTACTTATCCAATCCGGAAGACAAGGTGGCGTGCGCATCGCTCATGATGAACTATGAATCAGGCATCAAGAAACAGGGAGGCGACTGGGACAGTTTGCTGACTGCAAGACCAGAAGATGTACTGCCCGAAGCATTCGTCACAGGTATGGAAACTCTCCGGTTAATGCCACTTTACGAATTGTTGGAAGAATTATTCAGCCTGTTTGAAATGAAGCGGATTGAAGAGCAGGATGCTTATCTTTTTTCCTTCTTCGATGCTGTCACTGAATACCTTCAAAATAATTCTTCGGACCTGGACGCATTTATCCGCTACTGGAACGAGACATTATGTAATAAGACTATCCCCAGTGGAGAAATGGACGGCATCCGTATCCTTTCCATTCATAAATCAAAAGGACTGGAATTTCATACCGTTCTCATTCCTTTCTGTGACTGGAAGCTCGAGAATGAAACTAATAATCAGTTGATATGGTGTTCGCCTACTGAAGCACCATTCAGTACACTCGACATCGTTCCGGTAAATTATTCCTCCACCATGGCGGAATCTGTATACCGGCAAAATTATCTGGATGAACGTCTGCAACTCTGGGTGGATAACCTGAACCTACTTTATGTGGCTTTCACCCGTGCCGGAAAGAATCTGATTTTCTGGTGCAAGAAAGGGCAAAAAGGTACCATGTCGGAATTATTGGCAAATGCTCTGCCACAAGTAGCCGCCCGTGAAGGTGATGAAAACTGGGATGAAGAAGAACCTTATGAAAGTGGAGAACTCTGTCCATCAAAGTACACAGAAACGGATGGCCATCTACCCGAAGCCCGTAAAGTTTCCGCCAACCGCCTTGCACAAAAGCCTGACAAACTCCCGGTACACATGGAAAGCATGAGGCATGATATAGAATTCCGACAGTCGAACCGTTCTGCGGACTTTATCCAGGGAGTTAATGAAGAAGAATCCGACAATCGCTTCATAAACCGGGGGCGGCTTTTACATACCCTTTTCTCAGCCATTGAAACAGAGGAAGATATTGATAACGCTATTGACCAACTTGTCTTTGAAGGTATTATCGGCAAACCCGAAACGGAAGAGTCAATCCGGGAACTGACCCATCATGCATTCTCGCTTCCCCAAGTTCAAGACTGGTATTCGGGGAACTGGCACCTGTTCAATGAATGTGATATCATCTGGCAGGAAAGAGGTGAACTACATACCCGCCGGCCCGACCGTGTAATGATGCGCGGCAATGAAATTGTCGTTATAGATTTCAAATTCGGAAAACAAAACAAAAAGTATAATAAGCAAGTGCAAGGATATATGCAATTGCTCACTCGCATGGGGTATCTGAAAGAAAACATAAAAGGATACCTTTGGTATGTGGAAGAAGATTTAATAGAAAAAGTATAGATACAACGGTAGTATGCAAACATTTCTCCAATTAGTAGCCCAAGACCTTTACCCAAAGATAGGAAACGATCTTTCAAGAGTAGCCATCGTTTTCCCCAATAAACGTGCCAGCCTGTTCTTTAACGAATATCTGGCAATGCAAAGCGACCGACCTATATGGTCGCCTGCCTATGTCAGTATCAGCGAACTGTTCCGGCAACTCTCCCCGTGGAAATCCGGAGACCCTATCCGGTTGGTATGCGAACTCTATAAAGTCTTCCGTGAAGAAACCCGCAGCGAAGAAACACTCGATGATTTCTACTTCTGGGGAGAATTACTTATCAGTGATTTTGACGATGTGGACAAAAATCTTGTAGATGCTGACCGGTTATTCTCTAACCTGCAGGATTTGAAAAATATAATGGACGATTACGACTTCCTTGACTCCGAGCAGGAAGAAGCTATTCGTCAGTTTTTCCAAAATTTCTCTATCGAGCGCCGGACACAGCTTAAGGAGAAATTCATTTCTCTATGGGATAAATTAGGCGACATCTATCACCATTATCGCCGTAATCTTGAAGAACTTGGCATTGCTTACGAAGGTATGATGTACCGCTATGTAATGGAGGAATTACAGCCGGATAAACTAAAGTATGAGCATTACGTTTTTGTTGGTTTCAACGTATTAAACAAAGTGGAAACCAAGTTCTTCGAACGCTTGCGCGAGGCCGGAAAAGCATTGTTTTATTGGGATTATGATGTCTTCTACACCCGCCTGCCCCGTGAAAATACACCTCCCTACACACACGAGGCGGGAGAATTCATTCTTCGTAATCTGAAAATATTCCCCAACGAATTGCCGGAAGCAGTTTTTGATACATTGCGAAAGCCTAAAAATGTACGTTTCATCTCTGCTCCGACTGAGAATGCACAAGCACGTTATCTACCGGAATGGATACGTTCCGTAACGAAAAGAGACCTACCGGAGACTCCTGTGAAAGAGAAAGAAAATGCAGTAGTTCTTTGTAATGAGGCACTTCTGCTACCTGTACTTCATTCCATCCCACATGAAGTAAAGAATGTAAATATAACTATGGGATTTCCTTTGGCACAAACACCCGTATACAGTTTCGTCAGTGCACTTATCGAATTGCAGACTACAGGTTATCGCAGAGATACAGGACGCTATCAATACGAAGCTGTACAGTCTGTACTGAAGCATCCCTATACACGTCAGCTCTCCACTTCTGCAGAAAGTTTAGAGAAACAATTAACAAGGGACAATCGATTCTTCCCTTTACCTTCCGAGCTAAAGCAAGATGTTTTTTTAGAACAAATGTTCACGCCTAAAACGGGTATTTCAGCCCTTTGTCAATACCTCACGGATATGTTACGCGAAGTTGCTGTCCTCTACCGGCAAGAACAAGAAACAGATGATATCTTCAACCAACTTTACCGGGAGTCTCTATTTAAAAGTTATACCCTCATCAATCGCCTGCTGAACCTGATTGACAATGGAGAGTTGAACATACAAATTGACACATTGAGACGTCTGCTCTGCCGATTACTTGCCACTTCAAACATTCCTTTCCATGGCGAGCCTGCTATTGGTATGCAGGTGATGGGAGTATTGGAAACACGTAATCTCGACTTTCGTAATCTTATTATGCTTTCGCTCAACGAAGGGCAGTTACCCAAAGCAGGTGGTGATTCTTCCTTTATTCCATACAATCTAAGGAAAGCTTTCGGCATGACTACTATCGAACATAAGAATGCCGTATATGCGTATTACTTCTACCGCCTGATACAACGTGCCGAAAATGTCACCTTATTATATAATACTGCTTCGGAAGGATTGAATCGCGGAGAAATGTCTCGTTTCATGTTGCAGTTCCTTGTCGAATCTCCGCACACTATCTCACGAGAATACCTTGAAGCCGGACAATCTCCTCAAAGTGGTAGAGAAATTCGCGTTGAGAAGACACCGGAAATCATAACAAGAATGCACGAAAGGTATGATGTGAACCGTCATCCGCGATCCTTATTTTCACCTTCAGCACTTAATACTTACCTGGATTGCAGATTAAAATTTTATTACCGTTATGTAGCCGGTTTAAAGGCTCCCGATGAAGTAAGCGCTGAAATAGACTCTGCTCTGTTTGGTACAATCTTCCACCGTGCAGCCGAATTAGTCTATAAAGATTTGACTGCAAACGGAAAAGAAATACGGAAAGAAGATTTGGATCAAGTGTTGCGCAATGACATAAAATTACAGAATTATGTAGATATCGCTTTCAAAGAGGAATTCTTCCATGTAGCCCTCACCGAAAAGCCGGAATATAACGGTACGCAGCTTATCAATGCAAAAGTAATCACATCTTATCTCCGCCAACTACTGCGCAACGATCTGCAATATGCACCTTTCTTTATGGAAGGTATGGAAAAGAAGGTAACGGAAATTATAGAAATCGAAACTTCGCAAGGAAAGTTAGCATTGAACATCGGTGGTACCATTGACCGTATAGATAGCAAAGATGACACTTTACGTATAGTAGACTATAAAACAGGAGGTAGTCCAAAGACACCCGAAAACATCAAGCAGCTATTCACACCTGCCGACGGACGTCCGAATTACATTTTTCAGACTTTCTTGTATGCTTCTATTATGTGCCGCAAGCAGTCATTGAAGGTAGCCCCTTCCCTACTTTATATTCATCGCGCAGCGTCAGAGACATATTCCCCTGTTATTGAAATGGGAGAAGCACGCCAGCCCAAGATACCAGTCA
The nucleotide sequence above comes from Bacteroides intestinalis DSM 17393. Encoded proteins:
- a CDS encoding outer membrane protein assembly factor BamD, which translates into the protein MKKNILITLLAAILLSSCGEYNKLLKSTDYEYKYEAAKNYFAKGQYNRAATLLNELIAILKGTDKAEESLYMLGMSYYNQKDYQTAAQSFVQYYNVYPRGTFAELARFHAGKALYLDTPEPRLDQSGTYSAIQQLQMFMEYFPQSSKKDEAQDMIFKLQDKLVMKEYLSARMYYNLGNYLGNNYQSCVITAQNALKDYPYTNLREDLSILILRAKYEMAIYSVEDKRAERYRETVDEYYAFKNEFPESKYMKEAEKIFKDSEKMLNEDKQTDIG
- a CDS encoding amino acid-binding protein; translation: MVAKQLSIFLENKSGRLTEVTEVLAKEGVNLSALCIAENADFGILRGIVSEPDKAYKALKDNHFAVNVTDVVGISCPNIPGSLSKVLRFLSDEGVFIEYMYSFANGNTANVIIRPNDMENCIRVLTEKKVDLLAASDLYKL
- a CDS encoding phenylacetate--CoA ligase family protein; translated protein: MIWNESIECMDRESLRKIQSIRLKKIVEHVYHNTPFYRKKMQELGITPDDINSIDDIVKLPFTTKYDLRDNYPFGLCAVPMSQIVRIHASSGTTGKPTVVGYTRKDLSSWTECLSRAFTAYGADSSDFFHVAYGYGLFTGGLGAHAGAENIGASVIPMSSGNTEKQITLMHDFGSTVLCCTPSYALYLADAIKDSGLPREEFRLKIGAFGAEPWTENMRNEIEEKLGIKAYDIYGLSEIAGPGVGYECECQHGTHLNEDHYFPEIINPSTLEPVAPGETGELVFTHLTKEGMPLLRYRTKDLTALHYDKCTCGRTLVRMDRILGRSDDMLIIRGVNVFPTQIESVILEMPEFEPHYLLIVDRKNNTDTMELQVEVRPEYYSDEINKMLALKKKLAARLQSVLGLGVDVRLVEPRSIERSVGKAKRVIDNRKL
- the uvrB gene encoding excinuclease ABC subunit UvrB — translated: MNKFELTSAYKPTGDQPEAIAELTEGVLQGVPAQTLLGVTGSGKTFTIANVIANINKPTLILSHNKTLAAQLYSEFKAFFPNNAVEYYVSYYDYYQPEAYLPSSDTYIEKDLAINDEIDKLRLAATSSLLSGRKDVVVVSSVSCIYGMGNPSDFYENVIEVQQGKAFSRNVFLRRLVDSLYVRNDIDLNRGNFRVKGDTVDIYLAYADNLLRIIFWGDEIDSIEEVDPISGVTIARFDTYKIYPANLFMTSKEATLRAIHEIEDDLHKQVQWFESEGRPFEAKRLQERVTYDMEMIRELGHCSGIENYSRYFDGRSAGSRPYCLLDFFPEDFLIVIDESHVSVPQIRAMYGGDRARKINLVEYGFRLPAAMDNRPLKFEEFEEMAKQVIYVSATPADYELIQSEGVVVEQVIRPTGLLDPIIEVRPSHNQIDDLMEEIQIRIEKNERTLVTTLTKRMAEELTEFLLNNNVKCNYIHSDVDTLERVKIMSDLREGLYDVLIGVNLLREGLDLPEVSLVAILDADKEGFLRSHRSLTQTAGRAARNVNGMVIMYADRITESMQLTIDETNRRREKQLKYNEEYGITPQQIKKAKNLNVFAPNTALENGFTEKGTTTPRPYVEQESSASIAADPIVQYMSRPQLEKSIERTRKLMQEAAKKLDFIEAAQYRDELLKMEDLLKEKT
- a CDS encoding UvrD-helicase domain-containing protein — translated: MELLVYKASAGSGKTFTLAVEYIKHLILNPRAYRQILAVTFTNKATAEMKERILQQLYGIWVSDPASEPYLNRIREDLQRKNLSEDDIRLAAGTALQYMLHDYSRFRVETIDSFFQSVMRNLARELELSPNLNIELNNTEVLSDAVDSLIEKLTPSSPVLAWLLDYINERIADDKRWNVSNEIKRFGWNIFDEGYIEQGEGLRQQLKAPNTIKLYHNELKEMETEALEQMKSFYDQFIGELEAHALTPEDLKGGARGIGSYFRKLRDGRLSDKDTVNATLKNSLDDAKNWATKTSAQKNEIIRLAETSLLPLLQDAETFRPRNNKIVNSCRLSLQHLNKLQLLAHIDEEVRELNREHNRFLLSDTNALLHNLVRDGDSSFVFEKIGANIRNVMIDEFQDTSRMQWDNFKILLLEGLSQGADSLIVGDVKQSIYRWRNGDWGILNALGTKDASFPFPVRVETLKTNRRSETNVIRFNNNLFTAAVEYLNMLHLKELQEDCYPLQRAYADVAQESPRTEAKGYIKATFLEPDEEHDYTELTIISLGEEVQRLLEAGVKLNDITILVRKNKNIPPIADYFDKTMHLSVVSDEAFRLDASQAICMLIDALRYLSNPEDKVACASLMMNYESGIKKQGGDWDSLLTARPEDVLPEAFVTGMETLRLMPLYELLEELFSLFEMKRIEEQDAYLFSFFDAVTEYLQNNSSDLDAFIRYWNETLCNKTIPSGEMDGIRILSIHKSKGLEFHTVLIPFCDWKLENETNNQLIWCSPTEAPFSTLDIVPVNYSSTMAESVYRQNYLDERLQLWVDNLNLLYVAFTRAGKNLIFWCKKGQKGTMSELLANALPQVAAREGDENWDEEEPYESGELCPSKYTETDGHLPEARKVSANRLAQKPDKLPVHMESMRHDIEFRQSNRSADFIQGVNEEESDNRFINRGRLLHTLFSAIETEEDIDNAIDQLVFEGIIGKPETEESIRELTHHAFSLPQVQDWYSGNWHLFNECDIIWQERGELHTRRPDRVMMRGNEIVVIDFKFGKQNKKYNKQVQGYMQLLTRMGYLKENIKGYLWYVEEDLIEKV
- a CDS encoding PD-(D/E)XK nuclease family protein, encoding MQTFLQLVAQDLYPKIGNDLSRVAIVFPNKRASLFFNEYLAMQSDRPIWSPAYVSISELFRQLSPWKSGDPIRLVCELYKVFREETRSEETLDDFYFWGELLISDFDDVDKNLVDADRLFSNLQDLKNIMDDYDFLDSEQEEAIRQFFQNFSIERRTQLKEKFISLWDKLGDIYHHYRRNLEELGIAYEGMMYRYVMEELQPDKLKYEHYVFVGFNVLNKVETKFFERLREAGKALFYWDYDVFYTRLPRENTPPYTHEAGEFILRNLKIFPNELPEAVFDTLRKPKNVRFISAPTENAQARYLPEWIRSVTKRDLPETPVKEKENAVVLCNEALLLPVLHSIPHEVKNVNITMGFPLAQTPVYSFVSALIELQTTGYRRDTGRYQYEAVQSVLKHPYTRQLSTSAESLEKQLTRDNRFFPLPSELKQDVFLEQMFTPKTGISALCQYLTDMLREVAVLYRQEQETDDIFNQLYRESLFKSYTLINRLLNLIDNGELNIQIDTLRRLLCRLLATSNIPFHGEPAIGMQVMGVLETRNLDFRNLIMLSLNEGQLPKAGGDSSFIPYNLRKAFGMTTIEHKNAVYAYYFYRLIQRAENVTLLYNTASEGLNRGEMSRFMLQFLVESPHTISREYLEAGQSPQSGREIRVEKTPEIITRMHERYDVNRHPRSLFSPSALNTYLDCRLKFYYRYVAGLKAPDEVSAEIDSALFGTIFHRAAELVYKDLTANGKEIRKEDLDQVLRNDIKLQNYVDIAFKEEFFHVALTEKPEYNGTQLINAKVITSYLRQLLRNDLQYAPFFMEGMEKKVTEIIEIETSQGKLALNIGGTIDRIDSKDDTLRIVDYKTGGSPKTPENIKQLFTPADGRPNYIFQTFLYASIMCRKQSLKVAPSLLYIHRAASETYSPVIEMGEARQPKIPVNNFAFYEDEFRERLQTLLQEIYNPEEAFTQTEDTKKCEFCDFRELCRR